The following are encoded in a window of Sutcliffiella horikoshii genomic DNA:
- the hslU gene encoding HslU--HslV peptidase ATPase subunit — MSTKLTPRQIVDMLDQYIVGQTNAKKAVAVALRNRYRRSLLKGSLRDEVVPKNILMIGPTGVGKTEIARRIAKLVGAPFIKVEATKFTEVGYVGRDVESMVRDLVETSVRLVKEEKMASVKEKALENANKRLVELLVPGKQKSASYKNPLEMFFGGNANSNDTEEQEKQEEVSIKDQRRRMAHQLALGELEDRYVTVEVEEQQGSMFDMLQGSGMEQMGMNMQDALSNLMPKKKKKRRLTVREARPVLAHEEAQKLIDMDEVTQEAVNRAEQNGIIFIDEIDKIAKKNSGSSADVSREGVQRDILPIVEGSTVVTKYGQVKTDHVLFISAGAFHIAKPSDLIPELQGRFPIRVELTKLSIDDFVRILVEPDNALLKQYTALLETEGIKVEFSDDAIRKLAEVAFQVNQDTDNIGARRLHTILEKLLEDLSFEAPDINLEKIVITPKYVDEKLGNIVKNKDLSQFIL; from the coding sequence ATGAGTACAAAATTAACCCCTAGGCAAATAGTAGATATGCTCGATCAATATATTGTAGGTCAAACAAATGCGAAAAAGGCTGTTGCGGTTGCACTGAGAAACAGATATAGAAGAAGTCTTCTCAAAGGCAGTCTTCGTGATGAAGTAGTCCCTAAAAACATCCTGATGATCGGTCCGACTGGTGTCGGAAAGACTGAAATAGCCCGAAGAATTGCCAAACTTGTTGGTGCACCATTCATCAAAGTAGAAGCAACGAAATTCACAGAAGTTGGCTATGTAGGCCGTGATGTTGAATCGATGGTACGCGATTTGGTGGAAACATCCGTCCGTCTTGTAAAAGAAGAAAAGATGGCGAGTGTAAAAGAAAAAGCCCTGGAAAATGCAAACAAACGCTTGGTGGAACTACTTGTTCCTGGCAAGCAAAAAAGCGCGTCCTATAAAAATCCGCTTGAAATGTTTTTTGGAGGAAATGCTAACTCCAACGACACGGAAGAGCAGGAAAAGCAAGAAGAAGTATCAATCAAAGATCAAAGAAGAAGAATGGCCCATCAACTTGCTCTAGGAGAACTAGAAGACCGTTATGTCACGGTTGAAGTGGAAGAACAGCAAGGGTCCATGTTTGACATGCTGCAAGGCTCGGGTATGGAACAAATGGGCATGAACATGCAAGATGCCCTAAGCAATCTCATGCCGAAGAAAAAAAAGAAAAGAAGGCTGACTGTCCGTGAGGCAAGACCAGTACTTGCACATGAAGAAGCACAAAAACTAATTGATATGGATGAAGTGACACAAGAAGCTGTTAATAGAGCAGAACAAAATGGAATCATCTTTATAGATGAAATCGATAAAATCGCTAAAAAGAACAGCGGTTCTTCTGCAGATGTGTCCCGTGAAGGAGTTCAGCGTGACATCCTCCCTATTGTGGAAGGATCAACGGTAGTAACAAAATACGGCCAAGTAAAGACAGATCATGTTTTATTTATTTCTGCAGGGGCCTTCCATATCGCCAAGCCTTCTGATCTCATTCCAGAATTGCAAGGTCGTTTTCCGATTCGTGTGGAATTGACCAAACTATCAATAGATGACTTTGTAAGAATTTTAGTGGAACCAGATAATGCTTTACTTAAACAATATACGGCATTATTGGAAACGGAAGGTATAAAAGTCGAATTTTCTGACGATGCTATTCGTAAACTAGCTGAAGTAGCGTTTCAGGTGAACCAGGATACCGATAATATCGGTGCCCGTCGTCTTCACACTATCCTTGAGAAATTGTTGGAGGACCTGTCATTTGAAGCGCCAGATATCAACCTGGAGAAAATCGTCATCACACCGAAATATGTGGACGAAAAACTAGGCAATATCGTAAAAAATAAAGATTTAAGCCAATTTATCTTATAG
- the codY gene encoding GTP-sensing pleiotropic transcriptional regulator CodY: protein MPLLQKTRTINAMLQRAAGKPVNFKEMSETLCNVIEANVFVLSRRGKLLGYSINQQIENERMIKMLEDRQFPEEYTKNLFNISETSSNLDVDSEYTAFPVENKELFKSGLTTIVPIIGGGERLGTLILARLQEPFSDDDLIMAEYGATVVGMEILREKSEEIEEEARSKAVVQMAISSLSYSELEAIEHIFEELDGKEGLLVASKIADRVGITRSVIVNALRKLESAGVIESRSLGMKGTYIKVLNDKFLMELSKLKSH, encoded by the coding sequence ATGCCATTATTACAAAAAACAAGAACCATCAACGCTATGCTGCAAAGAGCAGCTGGTAAACCAGTTAACTTCAAGGAAATGTCGGAAACACTTTGCAATGTCATTGAAGCAAATGTTTTCGTATTATCCCGCCGTGGGAAGCTATTAGGCTATTCCATTAACCAACAGATTGAAAACGAGCGTATGATCAAGATGCTTGAAGACCGTCAATTCCCTGAAGAGTATACTAAGAACTTGTTCAATATCTCAGAAACATCTTCTAACCTGGATGTGGATAGTGAATATACAGCTTTCCCTGTAGAGAACAAGGAATTGTTTAAATCTGGTTTAACAACAATCGTTCCTATTATCGGTGGAGGGGAACGCCTTGGAACACTGATTCTTGCTCGTCTTCAAGAGCCATTCTCTGATGATGATTTGATTATGGCTGAATACGGCGCGACAGTTGTAGGTATGGAGATCCTACGTGAAAAATCGGAAGAAATTGAAGAGGAAGCAAGAAGCAAGGCTGTTGTTCAAATGGCAATCAGCTCCCTTTCTTACAGTGAGCTTGAAGCAATCGAGCATATCTTTGAAGAGCTTGATGGAAAAGAAGGCCTTCTTGTAGCAAGTAAAATTGCAGACAGAGTAGGAATCACTCGTTCTGTTATCGTAAACGCACTAAGAAAATTAGAAAGTGCCGGTGTTATCGAATCCCGTTCACTTGGGATGAAAGGTACTTATATTAAAGTGCTAAACGACAAGTTCCTTATGGAGCTTTCCAAACTAAAATCACATTAA
- the fliG gene encoding flagellar motor switch protein FliG, protein MAKATQAKAFSNKQKAAILLISLGPDVSASVYKHLSEEEIEKLTLEISGVRTVDSHIKEDVLEEFHQIALAQDYISQGGIGYAKTVLEKALGKDQATAIITRLTSSLQVKPFDFARKADASQILNFIQNEHPQTIALVLSYLEPTKSGQILSELPQELQADIAKRIAVMDSTSPEIINEVEQILERKLSTTVTRDYTNTGGIDSVVEVLNQVDRSTERTILDSLEIQDPELAEEIKKRMFVFEDIVTLDNMAIQRVIRDVENEDMMLALKVASEEVKEIVFKNMSKRMVETMKDDMEYMGPVRLKDVEESQSRIVGIIRKLEEAGEIVIARGGGDDIIV, encoded by the coding sequence ATGGCAAAAGCAACGCAGGCAAAAGCCTTTTCAAATAAGCAAAAGGCAGCCATCTTATTGATCTCGCTTGGTCCGGATGTTTCGGCTTCCGTTTACAAGCACTTATCAGAAGAAGAAATCGAGAAATTAACACTTGAAATCAGCGGTGTGCGTACAGTCGATTCTCATATTAAAGAGGATGTTCTGGAAGAGTTTCACCAAATCGCCCTTGCTCAAGATTATATATCTCAAGGAGGAATTGGTTACGCCAAAACAGTTTTAGAGAAAGCCTTGGGGAAAGACCAGGCTACAGCCATCATCACAAGGCTTACCTCTTCTTTGCAAGTTAAGCCCTTTGACTTTGCAAGAAAAGCGGATGCTTCTCAAATCCTTAATTTTATACAAAACGAACACCCACAAACGATTGCACTTGTCTTATCTTACTTGGAACCGACAAAGTCCGGTCAAATATTATCAGAGTTACCGCAAGAATTGCAGGCGGATATTGCAAAAAGGATTGCAGTCATGGACAGTACCTCACCTGAGATTATTAATGAGGTAGAGCAAATCCTTGAACGAAAGCTTTCTACTACCGTTACTCGGGATTATACAAACACTGGCGGAATTGACTCTGTCGTAGAAGTGTTAAATCAGGTAGACAGAAGTACAGAAAGAACCATCCTTGACTCCTTGGAAATTCAAGACCCTGAATTGGCAGAAGAAATCAAGAAACGCATGTTTGTATTCGAAGACATTGTTACGCTTGATAACATGGCCATTCAGCGAGTAATTCGTGACGTTGAAAATGAAGATATGATGCTTGCACTGAAGGTTGCAAGTGAAGAGGTCAAAGAGATTGTATTTAAGAATATGTCTAAACGAATGGTAGAAACCATGAAAGACGATATGGAATACATGGGTCCTGTTCGCTTGAAGGATGTTGAAGAGTCTCAATCTCGTATCGTAGGAATCATTAGAAAGCTTGAAGAAGCAGGGGAGATCGTCATTGCTCGTGGCGGAGGAGATGACATCATTGTCTAA
- the flgB gene encoding flagellar basal body rod protein FlgB: MKIFSTSIQALEKGIQYSGAKHKAISHNIANVDTPNFKRKEIKPNFGETYQRALEANKTDDRHREFSGSSNKAFKMDNTSYSYSHNGNNVDIDKEMSDLAENQIYYYTLIDQMSGKFQSLQNVIKGGRG, translated from the coding sequence ATGAAGATTTTTTCGACATCAATCCAAGCATTGGAAAAAGGTATACAGTATTCGGGTGCAAAACATAAAGCTATTTCACATAATATCGCAAACGTTGATACACCCAACTTTAAACGAAAAGAAATAAAACCGAACTTTGGTGAAACTTACCAAAGAGCACTTGAAGCAAATAAAACAGATGACAGACATAGAGAATTTTCCGGAAGTTCAAATAAAGCGTTTAAAATGGATAACACATCTTATTCCTACTCACATAATGGCAATAATGTCGACATAGATAAAGAAATGTCAGATTTGGCTGAAAATCAAATATATTATTACACATTAATTGATCAAATGAGCGGGAAGTTCCAATCCCTTCAAAACGTAATTAAAGGAGGGAGAGGATAA
- the flgC gene encoding flagellar basal body rod protein FlgC encodes MSMFKSMNISSSALTAQRLRMDVISSNMANVDSTRGEYRNGQWEPYRRKLVETAPKENSFQSYLQKASGNGSGFGSGVKVTRIKEDDAPFRVMFDPEHPDANEDGYVELPNVDPLKEMVDLMSASRSYEANVTVFNASKGIMMKTLELGK; translated from the coding sequence ATGTCCATGTTTAAAAGTATGAACATCTCGAGCTCCGCTCTTACCGCACAGAGGCTCAGAATGGATGTTATATCATCAAATATGGCAAACGTCGACTCAACCCGCGGGGAATACCGTAACGGGCAGTGGGAACCGTACAGAAGGAAGCTGGTAGAAACCGCACCGAAGGAAAACAGTTTCCAATCCTATTTACAAAAAGCCTCTGGAAATGGAAGTGGTTTTGGAAGTGGAGTGAAGGTAACTAGAATTAAAGAAGATGATGCTCCTTTCCGTGTAATGTTCGACCCAGAGCACCCGGACGCAAATGAAGACGGATATGTTGAACTGCCCAATGTCGATCCTTTAAAAGAAATGGTCGACCTTATGAGTGCATCAAGGTCCTATGAGGCGAATGTGACGGTATTTAATGCTTCAAAAGGTATTATGATGAAAACGTTGGAGCTTGGTAAATAA
- the fliE gene encoding flagellar hook-basal body complex protein FliE: MVQNLNSVQKTSGDVHQQFSTYLKDALNEVNNAQVASNQITTKLVNNEGVELHDVLIAQQKASVAMSLTMEVRNKGVEAYQEIMRMQV, translated from the coding sequence ATGGTTCAGAATCTAAATAGTGTTCAGAAAACGAGTGGGGATGTGCATCAACAGTTTTCTACCTATTTAAAAGATGCTTTAAATGAAGTGAACAATGCACAAGTTGCTTCCAATCAAATTACTACAAAGCTAGTTAATAATGAGGGAGTAGAGCTTCATGACGTGCTGATTGCTCAGCAAAAAGCAAGTGTAGCCATGTCGCTTACGATGGAAGTAAGAAACAAAGGCGTGGAAGCATATCAGGAAATTATGAGAATGCAAGTGTAG
- the fliF gene encoding flagellar basal-body MS-ring/collar protein FliF — protein sequence MKERLQEIKTKTFSFWTSRTKAQKTAMLSTVIVSIFAIAAMVYFLNKTDMAPLYKDLTVQETGQIKEVLDGRGIQSQITNNGTAILVPQQSVDSLKVELAAEGLPKSGSIDYGFFGERSGFGMTDNEFRIMKLDAMQTELANLVKSIEGVKEAQVMLSLPEEGVFVRESTQEASASIVIENDPGYQFDQNHVNALYHLVSKSIPNLATDNIVIMNQNFEYFDLNNNQSSGNTFNASTQLELKKEIERDIQRQVQQMLGMMMGYNKVVVSVTTDIDFTQEAREENRVTPVDPENMEGIAVSVERITESYTGSEDTAGGVPGTGEADIPAYVAGGGSGSGDYEKMEERINNEVNRIRSEIVESPYKVRDLGIQVMVEPPVADDPLSMQENTINDIRQILSTIVRTTIDKNMLGEDPELANIDEKIVVSVQEFNGKVEMEESTESTIPTWVYIAAGILLAVILLLLFLLFKRSSKEEEEEIMVTEEETVPFQVPDINNEKESESSARRKQLEKMAKEKPDEFAKLLRSWLSE from the coding sequence ATGAAAGAGAGATTACAAGAGATAAAGACAAAAACTTTTTCCTTTTGGACTAGTAGAACGAAAGCTCAAAAGACAGCAATGCTCAGTACAGTTATCGTATCCATTTTTGCAATAGCTGCGATGGTGTACTTCCTGAATAAGACGGACATGGCTCCTCTATATAAAGATTTGACCGTGCAGGAAACAGGTCAAATTAAGGAAGTGTTAGATGGAAGAGGCATCCAATCGCAGATTACAAATAACGGTACCGCTATTTTGGTACCTCAACAATCAGTAGATTCATTGAAAGTGGAATTGGCTGCTGAGGGCCTTCCGAAAAGCGGTAGCATTGATTATGGTTTTTTTGGAGAAAGATCAGGGTTTGGAATGACAGATAATGAATTCCGAATAATGAAATTGGATGCCATGCAAACAGAACTTGCGAATTTGGTTAAAAGTATTGAAGGTGTGAAAGAAGCACAGGTCATGCTTAGTCTCCCTGAAGAAGGGGTGTTTGTAAGAGAGTCAACACAAGAGGCTTCAGCCTCCATCGTCATAGAAAACGATCCTGGGTATCAATTTGACCAGAATCATGTTAATGCGCTTTATCATCTTGTTTCAAAGAGTATTCCTAACTTAGCTACAGATAATATCGTCATCATGAACCAAAATTTTGAGTATTTTGATTTAAATAATAACCAGAGTTCCGGTAACACCTTTAATGCGTCCACGCAATTGGAGCTAAAGAAGGAAATTGAAAGAGACATCCAAAGGCAAGTACAGCAGATGTTAGGAATGATGATGGGTTACAACAAAGTAGTAGTTTCCGTAACCACTGACATTGATTTCACGCAGGAAGCAAGAGAAGAGAATAGGGTAACACCAGTTGATCCAGAAAACATGGAAGGAATTGCAGTAAGCGTTGAACGAATTACGGAGAGTTATACAGGTAGTGAAGACACTGCTGGTGGGGTTCCTGGAACTGGAGAAGCAGATATCCCTGCATATGTAGCCGGAGGAGGATCCGGCAGTGGCGATTATGAAAAAATGGAAGAAAGAATCAATAATGAAGTGAATCGAATCAGATCTGAAATTGTAGAAAGCCCTTATAAAGTTAGAGATTTGGGCATCCAAGTTATGGTTGAACCTCCTGTCGCTGATGACCCATTATCCATGCAGGAAAATACGATAAATGATATTAGACAAATACTAAGTACAATTGTCCGAACAACCATTGATAAAAATATGTTAGGGGAAGACCCTGAACTAGCTAACATTGATGAGAAAATTGTTGTTTCCGTTCAAGAGTTCAATGGAAAAGTAGAAATGGAAGAATCAACTGAATCTACAATTCCAACATGGGTATATATCGCTGCTGGAATTCTCTTAGCTGTCATCCTCTTGTTATTGTTCCTACTATTCAAACGAAGTAGTAAAGAGGAAGAGGAAGAAATAATGGTTACAGAAGAGGAAACTGTTCCATTCCAAGTGCCGGATATAAACAATGAAAAAGAGTCAGAAAGTTCAGCGCGCCGAAAACAACTAGAAAAAATGGCCAAAGAAAAGCCGGACGAATTTGCGAAACTTTTACGTTCGTGGTTGTCGGAATAG